A single genomic interval of Spinacia oleracea cultivar Varoflay chromosome 6, BTI_SOV_V1, whole genome shotgun sequence harbors:
- the LOC130462964 gene encoding protein FAR1-RELATED SEQUENCE 5-like yields MTEPKKEAIEAMSECDLRPMESYRYMSTETGGDDFVGHTMIDHLNYCYKLKMKQIDDKDSQTLVNKLYDIQSIDPEFFFRVRLNAEGKVECLFWRDSMMREDYKIYEDVLVFDTTFRTNKYNLICAPFVGINNHWKNTMFACAFIGDETTESFVWVFETFLKAMGGKHPISIFTDQDAVIAAGIEQVFPSSRHRLCLWHLSKNANSRFGLLKSDKNFKNAFYKCLSGCITPNDFEETWKSMINTFKLEKDDWFNRLYGLKEKWCTALSKDLFSAGILSSQRSESTNHAVGFKANKSTTLTEFYSIFQATINRWRKTEEKDDFDCTRGIPTSELSMSAILKQAANVYTITLFRDFEEEFKLSVASSTMFKGSVGRTVFFEVWIEGITGSRQEVQYKMEDSTVTCTCKNFEESGWLCFHCLRILHLHSINTIPDRYITTRWTRYAKKQIWERVDTIKREKGEINNFTGWRLHMIRRYYN; encoded by the exons ATGACAGAACCTAAAAAAGAAGCTATTGAGGCAATGTCAGAATGTGATCTAAGACCAATGGAGTCTTATAGGTATATGTCAACAGAAACTGGCGGAGACGACTTTGTAGGTCATACGATGATTGATCATCTAAACTACTGCTACAagttaaaaatgaagcaaattgATGACAAGGATTCACAAACACTAGTGAACAAACTGTATGACATACAATCAATAGATCCCGAGTTCTTTTTCAGAGTAAGACTCAATGCTGAAGGAAAAGTTGAGTGCCTATTTTGGAGGGATTCTATGATGAGAGAAGATTACAAAATATATGAAGATGTTCTAGTTTTTGATACTACATTCAGAACCAATAAGTACAATCTCATATGTGCTCCATTTGTTGGTATCAATAACCATTGGAAAAACACAATGTTTGCTTGTGCTTTCATTGGGGATGAAACCACAGAATCTTTCGTTTGGGTGTTTGAAACTTTTCTGAAGGCTATGGGAGGAAAGCACCCTATATCAATTTTCACTGATCAAGATGCAGTTATTGCTGCTGGAATAGAACAG GTTTTTCCTTCTTCAAGACACAGGTTATGCTTGTGGCACTTGAGTAAAAATGCAAACAGTAGGTTTGGTTTATTGAAGTCTgataaaaacttcaaaaatgcATTCTACAAGTGTTTAAGTGGGTGTATAACACcaaatgattttgaagaaacttgGAAATCTATGATCAACACTTTTAAGCTGGAAAAAGATGACTGGTTCAACAGATTGTATGGTCTTAAAGAAAAATGGTGTACAGCTTTAAGTAAAGATCTTTTTTCTGCCGGTATACTTTCTTCACAAAGAAGTGAAAGTACAAACCATGCTGTTGGTTTTAAAGCAAATAAAAGTACAACATTAACAGAGTTCTATAGTATTTTTCAAGCTACAATAAATCGATGGAGAAAAACCGAAGAAAAAGACGACTTTGACTGTACAAGGGGAATACCAACTTCAGAGCTAAGTATGAGTGCTATATTAAAACAGGCAGCAAATGTATACACGATAACACTTTTCCGTGATTTTGAAGAAGAGTTCAAGCTTTCTGTGGCAAGTAGTACAATGTTCAAGGGAAGTGTAGGAAGAACAGTGTTTTTTGAAGTGTGGATAGAAGGAATAACAG GATCAAGGCAAGAAGTTCAATACAAAATGGAAGATTCAACCGTCACTTGCACATGCAAAAACTTTGAAGAATCTGGATGGTTGTGCTTCCATTGTTTAAGAATATTGCATTTACATTCAATCAATACAATTCCAGATCGTTACATAACAACAAGATGGACTAGATATGCAAAGAAACAGATATGGGAAAGGGTTGATACAATAAAAAGGGAGAAAGGTGAAATCAACAATTTTACTGGTTGGAGATTACATATGATCAGAAG ATACTATAACTAA